Proteins encoded by one window of Vampirovibrionales bacterium:
- the terL gene encoding phage terminase large subunit, whose product MQKNSRDPLLDFRVFLFVVWKFLGLPEPTPIQYDIAHWLQQIYKKRGPRRAIIEAFRGVGKSWITVAFVCWALYLNPQLKILVVSASKFHADNFTTFAMRLIMDMPELEHLKPRGDQRNSKVSFDVGPATADLAPSVKSVGITGQLAGSRADLIVVDDVEVPNNSATQMMREKLAEAVKEFDAILKPNGIVIYLGTPQTEMSLYNILPERGYTLRIWPARYPGNELVKYYGDKLSPKILKALESDEFLVGSPTDPKRFSDFDLLERENSYGRSGFQLQFMLNTRLSDAERYPLKLNDLVVIDCNVELAPEKVIWASSPELIINELPNVGLGGDKYHRPMAIQGQWIPYTGSVMAIDPSGRGSSETAYAVVKILNGQLFLLESGGFLGGYTDETLGKLAEIAKRQKVNRVLIESNFGDGMFTQLLKPVMAKVHPVTMEEVKHSVQKEKRIIDTLEPVLNQHRLIVDRRLIEQDYQSTQSLPSEQALRYQLFYQMTRITKERGALAEYDRLDVLAMAVAYWVEQMARDVDMAIADEKERRLKDALENFMDHVMGHKPKQDTWM is encoded by the coding sequence ATGCAAAAAAACAGTCGAGACCCGTTACTGGATTTTCGGGTCTTTTTGTTTGTCGTCTGGAAATTTCTGGGGCTGCCTGAACCAACGCCCATTCAATACGACATTGCTCACTGGCTACAACAGATTTACAAGAAACGCGGCCCACGCCGGGCCATCATCGAAGCATTCCGAGGGGTAGGGAAAAGCTGGATTACGGTGGCCTTTGTTTGCTGGGCGCTTTACCTCAACCCGCAACTCAAGATTCTGGTAGTTTCGGCATCCAAGTTTCATGCCGACAACTTCACCACTTTTGCCATGCGCCTCATTATGGACATGCCCGAACTGGAGCATTTGAAGCCCAGAGGAGATCAGCGTAACTCCAAGGTAAGTTTTGATGTCGGCCCGGCCACGGCTGACTTGGCACCTTCGGTCAAATCGGTGGGGATTACCGGCCAACTCGCTGGCTCACGAGCCGATCTCATTGTGGTGGATGACGTTGAGGTGCCAAACAACTCTGCAACTCAGATGATGAGGGAGAAGCTGGCCGAAGCCGTCAAGGAATTCGATGCTATTCTCAAGCCCAACGGGATCGTTATCTATCTGGGAACACCCCAGACTGAGATGAGCTTGTACAACATCTTGCCGGAACGTGGTTACACGCTTCGGATCTGGCCTGCCCGGTATCCTGGTAATGAGTTGGTTAAGTATTACGGGGATAAGCTCTCTCCCAAGATTCTCAAGGCGCTGGAATCCGATGAGTTCCTAGTGGGAAGTCCCACTGATCCCAAACGCTTCTCGGATTTTGACTTGCTGGAACGGGAGAATTCTTACGGGCGTTCCGGTTTCCAGTTGCAGTTCATGCTCAACACACGCCTATCGGATGCTGAACGCTACCCACTCAAGCTCAATGATCTGGTGGTCATTGACTGCAACGTGGAACTAGCCCCGGAGAAAGTCATTTGGGCCAGTTCACCGGAACTCATCATCAACGAGCTTCCCAACGTGGGCCTGGGTGGGGACAAATATCACCGGCCAATGGCGATTCAGGGTCAGTGGATTCCCTATACGGGATCGGTTATGGCCATTGACCCGTCAGGCCGGGGCAGTTCCGAAACCGCCTATGCCGTGGTCAAAATCCTCAACGGCCAGTTGTTCTTGCTGGAATCCGGGGGCTTTCTGGGTGGCTATACCGATGAGACGCTTGGCAAGCTAGCAGAAATTGCCAAGCGGCAGAAGGTCAACCGGGTGCTGATCGAGTCCAACTTTGGGGACGGTATGTTCACGCAACTTCTGAAGCCGGTGATGGCCAAGGTGCATCCAGTCACGATGGAAGAGGTCAAGCACAGCGTCCAGAAGGAAAAGCGGATTATCGACACGCTGGAGCCAGTCTTGAACCAACATCGGCTCATTGTGGATCGCCGACTCATTGAGCAGGACTACCAATCCACCCAGAGCCTGCCGTCAGAACAAGCTCTCAGATACCAGTTGTTCTACCAGATGACCCGGATTACCAAGGAGCGGGGAGCCTTGGCCGAGTATGACCGCTTGGATGTCCTGGCAATGGCCGTCGCCTACTGGGTCGAGCAGATGGCCCGCGATGTAGATATGGCCATTGCCGACGAGAAGGAACGTCGTCTCAAGGATGCCTTGGAAAATTTTATGGATCATGTGATGGGTCATAAACCCAAGCAGGATACGTGGATGTAG